The following are from one region of the Salicibibacter kimchii genome:
- a CDS encoding TRAP transporter substrate-binding protein, translating to MKKRKVFSSNVQKLLFFTVLSLIFLIGCGNDASTEDEASGSGNSDNVNIDYASFKPSTHQHEIELFPEYFNEIEEQTEGRLTITTYLGESLAAADDTYDATANGAVDMGVSLQSYSADQFPLTSVLDLPYVTDSGEKASEILWTLFEEFPEFQDEYDETVPLILYGTEPYQIATADQPIQSLEDIEGMRIRSPSPEVSNWLEYLGATPVNMPVTELYEALERGTVDGSILPMHTLTDWSLEGVVDYVTVGNFFSAQLFMVMNREVYESLSEEDREVIDSLSGLEMSKKAGALFDGTSEEAMAEFEEEIDFYELDEEESEEWRSAIEPAVDDWIDRMTENGFPAQEIYDRALEIDNELD from the coding sequence ATGAAAAAAAGAAAAGTTTTTAGTTCGAATGTTCAAAAGTTATTATTTTTTACAGTGTTGAGTTTGATCTTCTTAATTGGATGTGGCAATGATGCTAGTACAGAAGATGAGGCTTCAGGTTCCGGTAACTCAGATAATGTAAATATTGACTATGCTTCTTTTAAACCTTCTACACATCAACATGAAATAGAGTTGTTCCCCGAATATTTCAATGAAATAGAGGAACAAACAGAAGGTAGGTTGACAATAACAACATATTTGGGGGAATCTCTTGCCGCTGCTGATGATACGTATGATGCTACTGCTAATGGTGCGGTGGATATGGGAGTAAGTTTGCAATCATACTCCGCTGACCAATTTCCTCTTACAAGTGTTCTTGATTTGCCTTATGTGACAGACAGTGGTGAAAAAGCATCTGAAATTTTATGGACGTTATTCGAAGAATTTCCTGAGTTCCAGGATGAATATGATGAAACGGTTCCTTTAATTCTATATGGAACGGAGCCATATCAAATTGCAACTGCTGATCAACCTATTCAATCACTCGAGGACATCGAAGGTATGAGAATACGATCCCCGTCACCAGAGGTTAGCAATTGGCTTGAATATCTTGGTGCTACCCCTGTTAATATGCCTGTTACTGAACTCTATGAAGCTTTAGAAAGGGGAACGGTAGATGGTTCAATACTACCAATGCACACACTCACAGATTGGAGTTTAGAAGGTGTGGTAGATTATGTTACTGTAGGAAATTTCTTTAGTGCCCAGCTTTTTATGGTTATGAATCGCGAAGTATATGAATCATTATCAGAGGAAGACCGGGAAGTAATTGATAGTCTATCAGGGTTAGAAATGTCCAAAAAAGCTGGTGCCCTTTTTGATGGAACTAGTGAGGAGGCAATGGCAGAATTCGAAGAAGAAATTGATTTCTATGAATTAGATGAGGAAGAGTCAGAAGAATGGCGTAGTGCTATTGAGCCTGCTGTTGATGACTGGATTGACCGCATGACTGAGAATGGATTCCCTGCCCAAGAGATATATGACCGAGCTCTTGAAATAGATAATGAGTTAGATTAG